The region CTCATCATACACTTGTCCATTAGCTAACTGTAGTTTTACAGTAGGTAAGTGACTTAATTTCTCTTTTAAAGACTTTCCATCTATTTTTTCTAAGAAATCGAAGTATTCTTTTTCGTTAAGAGTAAAGTAAGCAAATACATCACTGTCATCAGACACCACTGTTAATGGTTGTGGGTCACTAGGGCTTACTAAAGCTCCTTCACGGAAGTTAATTTGACCTACAATACCATCGATAGGACTTTTTACTACAGCGTAGTCAATATTAGCAACTATACTTTTGTGTTGCGCTTTAGCATTAGCTACTTGACTTTTTGCACTAGCTAAATTCGCTTCAGCAGTCTCTAACTGGATTTTACTGATAATCCCTTTAGTTACAAGAGGTACCAACTTATCAACGTTTACTTGAGCAACATTTACTTGAGCTTCAGCTGTTCTGATTGCTGCCTTAGCCGCATCAGCACTTTCGTTTAAAGTGTTGGTCTCAAGTCTAAATAGAGGTTGTCCCTTTCTAACGATTGCACCTTCGTCTACATAAACTTCTTGAATGTACCCCGCTATTTTAGCACGAACGCTACTAGCAACTTTCCCTTGAATAGTAGTAGGGTAGTTTTTATAACCTGTTACATTTTGAGTAGGTACTTCGATTACTTTGTAAGGTAATGCTTGAGGCCCTCCTTGTTGTTGATCTTTGTTTCCGCATGACGCTACAGTGATAGCGATTGCAGCGAAAGTGATCGATTGTAAATAACGTTTCATATAATTACTTAATTTGTACTTTTTAATTTTTCTATTGTATCTCCGATGTGATTCTTGCTTTTTTCTAAATGGTTTATGTATAGTTCCATTTTATTATTGCAGTTGTTTGCTTTTAAGGTACCTTCATCAACACATTTGATTAGTCTTAGGCTTAAAGCATGTTCTCGTTCTAAGACATCTCGTATTATTTGTAATCTTAAAGTCATATAATTAGGGTTTAACCTAAAAAACCTTTTTCTTTCATCAATTTTATTGAAATGCTCAATCTGATTATTTGATATTAGCAGATTCAAACTAGTAGAAACTGAACTCTTACTTGCATTTAATCTTTCAACTAACTCATCAAAAGTCACGCCATCTCTGTTATTATTAAACATGATGTATGTATATATCTGTGCTGTGAGAGGTGACAGATGGTAAACAAGCTCATGATGTGCACAGAAGTCTTGGAATAAATCTACTAAATCTTGGTCGTATTGCATTATATGTTAAAATTTTAATGAAGCAAATATACGGTTAGTTTTGTAATTACCGAACCAACCAAACTTAAAAGTTTCTTAATTATTTAGATGGCATCTATATAATAAGTTTTTAAACTTGTTGTTTTTTCCATCTATTTGATTATCTGATAGAAAATGGAGTATCCTATGCTGTTTGAAAAAAAAACACAAAAAATGCTTGCGTATAGTTTGAAAATAGCATTATATTTGCATCCACAAAAGCGGAAGTAGCTCAGTTGGTAGAGCTCCAGCCTTCCAAGCTGGTTGTCGCGAGTTCGAGCCTCGTCTTCCGCTCTGCATAAACCTGATGTAGGTTTTAAAAGCACATCAATTGCGGAAGTAGCTCAGTTGGTAGAGCTCCAGCCTTCCAAGCTGGTTGTCGCGAGTTCGAGCCTCGTCTTCCGCTCTGTATAAACCTGATGTAGGTTTTAAAAGCACATCAATTGCGGAAGTAGCTCAGTTGGTAGAGCTCCAGCCTTCCAAGCTGGTTGTCGCGAGTTCGAGCCTCGTCTTCCGCTCTATATAAACCTGATGTAGGTTTTAAAAGCACATCAATTGCGGAAGTAGCTCAGTTGGTAGAGCTCCAGCCTTCCAAGCTGGTTGTCGCGAGTTCGAGCCTCGTCTTCCGCTCTGCATAAACCTTAACATTAGTTAAGGTTTATTTGTTTATACTAATTCTAAAATTCACGAGTGGATCTTAAAATATTTAGTATTAATAAATTATGTTTTATTGAGCAACTGAGGGAAATAGATAAAATAATTATTGGTCTTTTTTTATCATAGAGCTTGTAATTAAATAATAAAAAGCATTATATTTGCACGTCTTAAAGAGGTAGTTATCATATCTCTTACCAAATACGCGGGTATGGTGAAATTGGTAGACACGCCAGACTTAGGATCTGGTGCCGCAAGGTGTGAAGGTTCGAGTCCTTTTACCCGCACAGTAAGCCTCTTCGATTGAAGAGGCTTTTTTTATGTCTTTAAAATTCTTAAGTATGAGATCCTTAGTATTGACCACCCTAGTTGTTATGGTTATTAGTTCTTGTGCTAGTAAACCTTCTAAAAATGTGATTACAAATTTACTTCCTAATTCTACAGAAGGTATAATTGTGGGTACTATTAGCGTTGAGATGAAATCTCCTATTTATAATAGCTATTTTTTCCATTATAATAAAGTGTTAGAAGATAGCTTCGATGTTTATGAAAGTAGAATTTGGATTTATCCTAACCAAATGATAAAAAAGAAGCATGATGCAGATTATGTAGACGGCAGTAAAGCTGTTTATCTATTCTCTGTAAAAGAATTTGCTGGAAATTATCAATTTTCTTTGGTCAAATTTAATGATAATGCAGCTCCAATTTACTTAAAGTCATTTGAGAAGACATTGGATTTTCCATTCGAAATAAAGAAAGGAAAAGTGACTTATTTTGGAGAAATATATCTAGATACGAATAATGGTATTATTGAGAAAAATGATATGAGCGATAGAGATCTTAAATATTTTGGAGAAAAGTTTCCTAATTTGAATATTGTTGAATAGTCTTGTTTTTGTATTAAATTACATACTTGTATCAAGGATATCTTATAGTGATGTGACTTTTGAGATATTAAAGGTCTAAACTGTGGTATCTTATATTAATTAATATTTAATAATGGATTTAAAAAACCTTTTTTCTACTGTATTAGAATATGAGTTATATGCTAGTAAGTCTATAACTATCACTATTGGTACACTGTTGTTTATCGCTTTTACGTTAATGATTACTAATGTAGGATTAAGATTGTTAAGAAAAGCATTTATTCGAACAGCTACTCCTGATGTAGCAGCTCGTTTAAGGAGTGTATTTAACTTTATAAATTACTTCATTTATCTTATTATGTTCTTTTTTATTTTGAACGTAGTAGGGATTAATATAAGTATGTTTTTAACTACTTCTGCTGCTTTATTTGTTGGTCTTGGTTTTGCATTGCAAGATATCTTTAGAGATTTAATTGCTGGCATTTATATCTTATTTGATAAGACGCTTAATGTGGGTGATGTAATTGATGTTAAAGGTGAAGTTGGAAGAGTTAGAGCGATTAATCTTAGATGTACTATTGTGGAGACACGTAATCTAAAATCAATAGTTATTCCTAATAGAAAATTGATTGATGATATTATGAGTAACTGGACTCATGAAGATCCTGTTGTACGTGCAAAGATTGAAGTCGGAGCTTTTATAGGGACAGACGTAGAGTTGGTTAAATCTGTATTGCTATCTTGTGTAGAGAATAATGAAGAAGTATTAAAAGATCCTCATCCAATTGTGTTTATTGATAGCTTTGGAGAATCATCTATTCGTTTCTACTTGTATTATTTTATAGATAATGCATTCGACAATGATCGTATAGCGAGTAGTATTCGCTTTGAGATAGATAAGAAGTTTAAACTTAATAGTATTGAACTACCTGTACCTGTATTGAAGTTAAATAAGATAGAATAATTTGATATAACTTATCTGTGTGTATTCATCTGATAAGTCAATAAAAGAATTATTTTTGTTGCTTTATATCGTCAAATGGCATCTAATAAATCAAACTCAAATCCTATGTCAGCTGTGGGAGCTAGACCTAAGAGGAAAACTCCTATTAAACGTAAACCTACAAAGAAAAATGAAGGTAATACTAATACTTGGAATCAGATCAAGTGGGTCGTTATTATAACTTTTTTTGTAGGAATAGGTATTTGGTTTGGTATTAGTTTTAAAGAGGGTATTCGCTATTTTTTTAATGGAGATAGTAAGATTGAAGGTAAGTCTCTTTTTGATGTGCGGACAGTTGAAGTCTTGAATAGACATAATGATATGTTAGTTGGGTTTGATGTTTCTCATTACCAAGGAGTGATAGATTGGAAAGTTGTTGATTCAGTTGCTGGTAAAGCATCATTAGATTTTGTATTTATTCGCGCTACTATGGGGAAAGATGGAAGGGATAAAGCGTTTAAATTAAATTGGAAAGGAGCTAGAGCAAATCATTTTATACGTGGGGCATATCACTATTACCGTCCTGACGAAAACTCTACTGAACAAGCTGAGAACTTTATAAAAAATGTCAAAATATCTGAGGGTGATTTTCCTCCTGTTTTAGATATCGAAGATATGCCTAAAGAGCAGTCTATGGAAAATCTTAGAAAAGGTCTTCAGAACTGGATTAAACTTGTTGAGACTCATTATAAGGTAAAGCCTATACTTTATTCTGGAGAGAATTTTTATACCCATCATCTTAAGGAATGGTTTCCTGATTATGTTTTATGGATTGCTAATTATAATTTTTTTGTAGAAGAGATTAAACCCGAGTGGCATTTTTGGCAATTTACTGAGAAAGGAATAATCGAAGGAATTGACGGTAAAGTGGATTTGAATATTTACAATGGAAGCAAAGCTGATATACGAGATCTATTAGTGCCATAAAATAGCTGTTATCTTAATGTGATTATTTAAAAAGACATTTGAGATAAAATGCACAGGATAATCCTTAAATAGCAGGATATCCTGCCGCTTATATAAATAACAAATTATGAAATCTATTCTTTTAGGAATATATCTGTAGAGAAGAGGGGGGACACGCCTTTTCTTGTGGTTTACTTGCACTTTTTTTGCACCTTTCTTGGTGAAAAACCTCTTCTTGGCAAGTAAATCCCTAGGAACCCGCTAACACTCCCCTAGAAAGCGCAAGCCAAACGCTATTTTGTCGTTCATAAACATTTTTGACTCAATTTAGAGAAAATAAGATAAAGAAGTATTTTAGACTAATTATATGTTCCTTAGCTAATAATTAAATTTAAGTACAATAATAAGCTTTTTTAAGCGCACTGAAGTGTGTGTGTTGATATTTTTATAAAAGGAATATTCTTAGTGTGAACATTCCTTTTATAAAAATATCAATAATTATTTTCTTACGTCTAGTGCGTCTCTAAGAGCATTTCCTATTAACATAAAACTTATTACTAGAATAAACATAGCGAAACCTGGTAAAAGGGCTAGATATGGTTTACCTAATAGTATGTAATTATAGTTTTCTTTAATCATGGCTCCCCAGCTTGGAGTAGGTACTTGTGTTCCTAATCCTAAGAAGCTCAAGCCACTTTCGACTAGTATTGCTGAAGCAAAATTAGCTGCTGATATTACAATAACAGGAGCCATACAGTTAGGAAGGATATGTTTAGTGATAATTCTAAAGTTAGAATAGCCTAAAGCATGTGCTGCTGTAACATATTGTTGTTCTTTTACACTGATTACTTGACCTCTTACTACACGTGCGACTTCTACCCACATGGTTAGTCCTACAGCAATGAATACTTGCCAGAAGCCTTTTCCTAACGCTAGTGTAATGGCTATTACTAATAGGAGAGTTGGTATAGACCAAAACACATTAATTAACCATAGAATAAAGGCGTCTATTCTACCACCAAAGTAGCCTGCTATTGCCCCTAATGTTATTCCTATAGCAAGTGATATCATTACAGCTACAAAGCCGATAGATAATGATACACGTGCCCCTATAACTAGGCGACTTAGATAATCTCTTCCTTGGTTATCTGTCCCTAACCAGTATTTTTTCTCTTTAATGATATTAGATTCTTTAGTATTGCCAAATTGACTTAAGGCAATTTTCTTCACATCTTCTAATTGCGGTTGGCTACTATAGTTTATATAATAAATAGTGTCATTCTCTATCTTGTAGGTTGAGATAGGTATAAACTTAGTAGCTTCTTCCTTTCCGAACCATAGTTCACTCCACGTCCTATTAATAGTAGTTGGCATAACTATAGAAGTAACTTTGAAACCAGGAGACTGTGATCGGAGTGCTAGATCTCCTGCATTTGCATTCTTAGAATCGTCAGGTATGAAGTAGTAGGCAAATGTAGCAATTACAGTCATACAGATTATTATCCAAAAACACAAAACGCCCCAAAAATCTTTTTTGAATCTTTGGAGCGCAATTTGCGTATATGATTTGCTTGAATGAGACATTCTATAATTTAGAATTCAAGGTGTTTTTATCACCACTTACTTTGTGAATTTTCTTAGTGTCTAAGTCTTTCAAGATTTTAACACCTTCCTCGATGTAGATATCACTGTTTAGCATTTCATGCCAGCTGTCTCTCTTGCTCTTAAGTAAAGTGTCTTTTTCTATACGTGCTAATTCACTAGGAAGAGAAGAGAATTTAAGACTATTTTTATATTTTGAAATAGCTTTGAATTTCTTCGCTTTTTCTTCTACTTCTTTTTGTCTGGCTTGATATTTTTCAAGGTTTAAAGAGAATTGCTTTTCGTCTTTTCTTTCGTTAATCCACTTTGCATTTTCATCTATTAATTTGAACTGCTCGTTAATAGCGATACGCTCTTTACTAGACTTGATTATACTAGAGAAATCATTGTTGTATGGAGTATATACAGCTCTGTCTATTTTATCCCAAGGCATAGCGTTGTCCATATCTCTCTCTCCCATATCGATATAAGAGTATCTGTCCGGTAATATGATGTCGCTCAATACTCCTTCACGCTGAGTAGATCCCCCATTAATACGGTAGAACTTCTGTAATGTTACTTTTAGTGCACCTAGATCGCCATAAGGTTGTTTTCTCAATAAGTCGTTTAGCGTTATTAAGTTTTGAACCGTTCCTTTACCATAAGTGTGTTTACTACCGATTATTACTCCGCGTTTATAATCTTGAATAGCAGCAGCAAATATTTCAGAAGCAGAAGCAGAGAAGTTATTTACTAGTACTACTAATGGACCTTCCCATACGATAGGCGTATCTTTATCATCTAATACTTTTTGTTTGCCTCTAGAAGATTTCACCTGTACTACAGGGCCTTCTTTAGAGAATAGACCTACCATCTTAATAACAGTTTCTAGTGATCCACCACCATTGTTTCTAAGGTCCATGATGATACCATCGATATTCTGTTTTTTAAGTTCTTTGATTTCCTTCTCTACGTCAGTAAAAGCATTACGACTATCTTTGTTCTCAAAATCGATGTAAAATTTAGGTAAGTGTATAATACCATATTTTTTATCGCCATTTTCGATAACGCTAG is a window of Myroides oncorhynchi DNA encoding:
- a CDS encoding efflux RND transporter periplasmic adaptor subunit, coding for MKRYLQSITFAAIAITVASCGNKDQQQGGPQALPYKVIEVPTQNVTGYKNYPTTIQGKVASSVRAKIAGYIQEVYVDEGAIVRKGQPLFRLETNTLNESADAAKAAIRTAEAQVNVAQVNVDKLVPLVTKGIISKIQLETAEANLASAKSQVANAKAQHKSIVANIDYAVVKSPIDGIVGQINFREGALVSPSDPQPLTVVSDDSDVFAYFTLNEKEYFDFLEKIDGKSLKEKLSHLPTVKLQLANGQVYDESGKIETISGQINPTTGTVQLRAAFNNPNRLLANGNSGTLLLPNEYTNVLVVPESATFEQQGQVYVYTVANDTAKATKIEVIDRINKLAIVKEGVKKGEKIIGTGLGTLRSGSPITPVPEKFEKINEDIKSTF
- a CDS encoding GbsR/MarR family transcriptional regulator — its product is MQYDQDLVDLFQDFCAHHELVYHLSPLTAQIYTYIMFNNNRDGVTFDELVERLNASKSSVSTSLNLLISNNQIEHFNKIDERKRFFRLNPNYMTLRLQIIRDVLEREHALSLRLIKCVDEGTLKANNCNNKMELYINHLEKSKNHIGDTIEKLKSTN
- a CDS encoding mechanosensitive ion channel family protein, whose translation is MDLKNLFSTVLEYELYASKSITITIGTLLFIAFTLMITNVGLRLLRKAFIRTATPDVAARLRSVFNFINYFIYLIMFFFILNVVGINISMFLTTSAALFVGLGFALQDIFRDLIAGIYILFDKTLNVGDVIDVKGEVGRVRAINLRCTIVETRNLKSIVIPNRKLIDDIMSNWTHEDPVVRAKIEVGAFIGTDVELVKSVLLSCVENNEEVLKDPHPIVFIDSFGESSIRFYLYYFIDNAFDNDRIASSIRFEIDKKFKLNSIELPVPVLKLNKIE
- a CDS encoding glycoside hydrolase family 25 protein: MASNKSNSNPMSAVGARPKRKTPIKRKPTKKNEGNTNTWNQIKWVVIITFFVGIGIWFGISFKEGIRYFFNGDSKIEGKSLFDVRTVEVLNRHNDMLVGFDVSHYQGVIDWKVVDSVAGKASLDFVFIRATMGKDGRDKAFKLNWKGARANHFIRGAYHYYRPDENSTEQAENFIKNVKISEGDFPPVLDIEDMPKEQSMENLRKGLQNWIKLVETHYKVKPILYSGENFYTHHLKEWFPDYVLWIANYNFFVEEIKPEWHFWQFTEKGIIEGIDGKVDLNIYNGSKADIRDLLVP
- a CDS encoding ABC transporter permease, with amino-acid sequence MSHSSKSYTQIALQRFKKDFWGVLCFWIIICMTVIATFAYYFIPDDSKNANAGDLALRSQSPGFKVTSIVMPTTINRTWSELWFGKEEATKFIPISTYKIENDTIYYINYSSQPQLEDVKKIALSQFGNTKESNIIKEKKYWLGTDNQGRDYLSRLVIGARVSLSIGFVAVMISLAIGITLGAIAGYFGGRIDAFILWLINVFWSIPTLLLVIAITLALGKGFWQVFIAVGLTMWVEVARVVRGQVISVKEQQYVTAAHALGYSNFRIITKHILPNCMAPVIVISAANFASAILVESGLSFLGLGTQVPTPSWGAMIKENYNYILLGKPYLALLPGFAMFILVISFMLIGNALRDALDVRK